The sequence TCTATCAGCGACTGCCGGCAAGTTATAAAGCTCAACCCCATTCATTTTGGCGCACTTCACGGTTTGGGGTTATGTTATGCAGCTTTAGGAGATTATCCAACTGCGATTCAAGCATTTCGACAAGCGCTAGAAATTCAGCCTCACGCGCTGATCAATCAAAAGTTGATTTTGGAATGTACCGCGCGATTGAGCTAACTTTGTATTCTGCCGGTGATTTGCTTTATTGTATAACTTGATTTGCCGGCAGAACGAATTTAATAGTTTCGATTTTACCATTTTGTAAAAGTTATTTGGAATGGTAAAATTGTTTAATAAAAGGAGTTTCTTGATGTCTGAACAAATTACGCCTGAAGTAAGCGAACGTATTTGCGCCCACATGAACGAAGATCATGCAAATGCTGTCGTTCTCTACGCTCAAGCATTTGGCGGTTCTCCGGAGGCGACAGCGGCAGAAATGGTTTCAATTGATCCGCATGGCATGAATTTAACCGCACAAGTCAATGATACGCCTGTGCCGGTGCGAGTTGAGTTTGATCACGTTTTAGAAAGTGCTGAAGATGCTCACCATACTCTTATTGAAATGGTTAAACAGGCACGAGCAAAATCAAAATAGTCAGAGATGCCGGTGAGTCTTCTCAATAACAACCCCATGCTGTAAGACAAGATTGAGCAGCTCACCGGCAACCTTGATTTCTAAAATTAAGTTTTAACTGCGAAACCCTCTATCTCTTTATTTCTATTTGTTTTAAAAAGGATAAAACTCCTTAATTTCGCTCTTAAATCTCAAAACCTGAACTGGCTTTAGAACGATCAAGCCCTTGCTTTATCCAGTGAATACACTCAGATTCCGTTGCAAAAATTTTAGGTGCTGCAACATTATTTAAACTGTCTGGCTTATAATGGTCGTAAAAATATTTATCGGCTAATTGGTAAACAATGATTAAATTATCTTGATAAGTATATCGAAATTTAAAAATATCAATATTACTTTTTACATCTGAGTTGGTTTCAAGATGTTCTTTGGCAACATCAATAATACTTTCAATGCTATCAGAATAGATGCCGGCAGGATTTTGAAATTTATGAAATTGACCTTTGTATCCCAATTCCGAAAGTAAGGTGTAGGAGTAGATCCCTAGTCCATCAGCTACCCCAAAAATAAACGGGATAATTAGATGTCCTTGGTATGAAACTGAATTCTCGTATAATAATCGATTCATTTCCACTTTCGCTGTTTCTATCCTCACTTCAATTTTTTATTCAAAAAACTGCGTTCATTTTATAATTAAAGTTTCCAAAACTCACATTACTCAACAGACTCTTTATCGGCTTTATAATAAAGAGACGCTTTATATAAAACTTGTTCTTGGTGAGTTTCCAGCGTGCAATCTGAAAGAGGGTACGCCACACAAGTAATCGTATAACCGGCTTCTATTTCAGATGGACGCAAGAACTTTTGTTCACTTTGGTCAACTTTACCACTGATCAATTTTGCAACACAGGCAGAACATTCACCTTGTTTGCATCCAGCCGGCAAACGGATGCCGGCGTCTTCAGCCATATCAAGGATGTATTGATCGTCTGGTACAGAGATCGTGCGATCAAGTTTGAGTGCAGGATTAATAAGGCGGACTTGATAAACTGCCATTTCAGGAAAACATCTGAACAACCTATCTCTTTACTAGCATAACTCTCAAATGCCACAAGTGCAGCTAACAGAATTGCTTAAGAAATTGTGAATCTGAATTTAGAGTAATCAGGAAGCAGTTTTAATTACATTTCTCCAACACTTGTAGCGTTTATCAGTTTTGTCATTCTAGGCAAAATATTCCTCAAAAGTGTAAATTTTTTGAATTTGTGCTTCAAGCATCGCAATCCCCTCTACGGGGGTGAGTTTGATTAGTTCTAGGGTAGCCAAAATTTTGGTAAAACACTTTGACCTAAATCCCGTACCGTTTTGTTAAGGGTTCGAGCAAACTGAATGTGTGGTTCATCAACTTCCACCGGCACAATTTTTGCCTCTCTTCCAATCCCAAACTTATCGATTACCAAATTAGCGGCTTCTAACCCCGTCACATACGCTTTTTCCTGTGACCACGAACCGTGACGAGTGACAACCCAATCTCCACTCATAAACACATTATCAAAACTTGTGAGTGCCGGCAGCAAATACTGATAACTCCCTGGAAAGAAATGAGTCACGGCTTGCCGCAATCGAATGGCACTGCTATCGATAACTTTCGCCTCAGAAAATTCCGGAATACAAGTCGTTAAATACCGCTGCACCCTGGACACAATTTCCTCATCACTCAGTGATAGAAATTGATTAGCATGGTAGAAATCAGCCTCAATAACCGTTCCAGGTTCATCCCGAAACTCATCATGCAGGGTATTCAAATCAAAAAATGTCCAGCCTGTGGTTGTATCGAACCCGAAACAAGCATTTGAAGGACGAGGAATGTGAATTTTGCGGTCAAACCACAGCCGAGTTGCTAATACATCAATTCCATTTAAATTGCTAAGATTTTGGAATTCTGGCCGACTTTGTAAAGTACGACTGCCGGCGACAATTTTTTTCATGCCGGTGATGCCTACTGAAAAAATAACTGCATCCGCCTCAAATACCTCATCGCCGCAAACCACACCCGTTACATTGCCGGCATCATCAACGGTGAGATCACTCACGCGCCGTTCAGTTAAAATCCGCCCACCGGCACCCTCAATACGCTCACGCCAGGGGCGAAAAATCTTTTCTCCCACCGTTCCTCGGCACCACACGACATCAAAATCGGGTTGGTGAGCCAAAATGAAGTAATAAAGCATTCCCAGGGCAGCAGCAGCCGAACATTGCTCGCCGGGGGCAAATAAACCGACCAAAAGCATCGGTTCAAACGAATCGTGATAAAGTCTGGCAGAAACCCCAAACTGCTTAAATAATTCACGGGCAGTAACGGCATCGTAACGCCGCCAAGCCTCATCAGAATTGTCAAAATCCACCACCGCGTACAGTAACGGCAGCGCCGAAAGCCGGTCAACCAGGGGCAACCGCTTAAACTGGGTATAAAGAAAAGTTCCTAGCGGCGTCGGCAGTCGCGGTTCATTTTGGAAAATTGGCGACTCAACCTCTAAACCTGCCGGTGAATATTGGGCGGAACGAGTCCAAGGCGTAAAAGGATCTAGTCCTAATTCTTCAACCAGACTAAAAATATTTTTGTAGGGATACCAAAAACCGTGAATGCCGGCTTCCACAGAACGCCCACCGGCAGTCTTCCAGCCGGCAACCAATCCCCCCGGATAAGCACCGGCTTCCAGCAGCGTCACATTATAACCTTGTCTGGCTAAATGGTAACTTGCCCCCAAACCCGCCCAGCCGGCACCTACGACAACAACCCGTGGCTTTTGTGATTCCCCTGGCATAGTGATCCTCCCAATTCTTTGTTCAGGATCTCACTATTTGGGCAATTCAGCATTTGAAAACTCAAAAACTCAATTTCTGCAACCAGCGTAAATCAGGCAGCCGGTGCTAACAAATTTGACATTCCGCAACTCTATGGGCAAGTGCAGCATAATTCGCTTCAACCCATCTCGTCCAACGCTTGTAGCCAACTCCACCCGATGGCAAATGGCCGGCAGGTGCGGCAAGATCGAAACGACGTTCAGAATAATCTAACCAGCGATCAACGACTCGCCATCCCACGAGATCGCCTAATTTTCCGAAATCTTCTCCCACCTCAAAATAGAGCCGCGTTTGCACGCTAAAGCCAAAATGCCCGCTACTGTATTTCACCCATAACTGGTCAACAATATTCAAGTCTTCCCAGGGAAAATTTTTCAGACATTCAGAATTGCACCAGCCTTCTAATTCTCGACCGGCAGCCTTCAACATCACCGCACTCGTCTCTAAATCTGCTTCCTTCCAATTCTCCGCAGCCAGCAAGTCACGCAGCACAGAATAGTCAGTCTCAATCGTTGAGATCAGTTCATCTTGCTTCAGCATCTCAAGCACCTTCCTGTTGTAGTTGCACCCATATCCCCATTGCAGACACTTGGGAATTTTTTGCCTGATCGGCGGTTAAGTATCAGATGTTTTTGACACCCATAAAACCTTTTATCTTGCAAAACCGGTAGATTGTGCCGGTGCTGCACTCCTATCATTCCCAAAAACCGACCCAACATTCTTCTTTTGGCATCAAAGCTATCACTTTGACCGCGATGGCTCACCGGCATTGTGGTATTTTGCAGAAACCCCGCCCGGTATTCTACGCTCGAAATTCAATATTTTTCTAGAATTTTCTACCCTTACATCTAAAATCTAAAGTATAAAATGTAGAACTGGGTTTGCTTGAGCAGGAAGGGTGTTCTGGGCGTTTAGGGTGGCGGGAAAGCACTATTTCATCCCTCACATTTCCCATAATGCTCTTGTCAAACAGCTTCCTCGTTAGAAGATATATAGAGATTTCTGCTACTTCTCTGGGCTAATCAACTCATGACTTTAAAGCAAACGTCCTGGAATCGTGTCATCGCCTTAGCAACCGCAGCAACCGCGATCACCACTCTCGCCCCCACACTCAAATCCATATCCGCGCCGGCAACCATCCGGGACGCCACCCCAATCACCGCACAAAACACCCCATTACTCCGAACCTTTGGAGACAAAGCCTTTGCAGTGTTTGGCGTTGCCTTCAGCCCGGATGGGCAAGTTGTCGCCAGCGCCAGCATTG is a genomic window of Microcoleus sp. FACHB-672 containing:
- a CDS encoding DUF2470 domain-containing protein; the encoded protein is MSEQITPEVSERICAHMNEDHANAVVLYAQAFGGSPEATAAEMVSIDPHGMNLTAQVNDTPVPVRVEFDHVLESAEDAHHTLIEMVKQARAKSK
- a CDS encoding hydroxysqualene dehydroxylase is translated as MPGESQKPRVVVVGAGWAGLGASYHLARQGYNVTLLEAGAYPGGLVAGWKTAGGRSVEAGIHGFWYPYKNIFSLVEELGLDPFTPWTRSAQYSPAGLEVESPIFQNEPRLPTPLGTFLYTQFKRLPLVDRLSALPLLYAVVDFDNSDEAWRRYDAVTARELFKQFGVSARLYHDSFEPMLLVGLFAPGEQCSAAAALGMLYYFILAHQPDFDVVWCRGTVGEKIFRPWRERIEGAGGRILTERRVSDLTVDDAGNVTGVVCGDEVFEADAVIFSVGITGMKKIVAGSRTLQSRPEFQNLSNLNGIDVLATRLWFDRKIHIPRPSNACFGFDTTTGWTFFDLNTLHDEFRDEPGTVIEADFYHANQFLSLSDEEIVSRVQRYLTTCIPEFSEAKVIDSSAIRLRQAVTHFFPGSYQYLLPALTSFDNVFMSGDWVVTRHGSWSQEKAYVTGLEAANLVIDKFGIGREAKIVPVEVDEPHIQFARTLNKTVRDLGQSVLPKFWLP
- a CDS encoding GUN4 domain-containing protein gives rise to the protein MLKQDELISTIETDYSVLRDLLAAENWKEADLETSAVMLKAAGRELEGWCNSECLKNFPWEDLNIVDQLWVKYSSGHFGFSVQTRLYFEVGEDFGKLGDLVGWRVVDRWLDYSERRFDLAAPAGHLPSGGVGYKRWTRWVEANYAALAHRVAECQIC
- a CDS encoding 2Fe-2S iron-sulfur cluster-binding protein, with protein sequence MAVYQVRLINPALKLDRTISVPDDQYILDMAEDAGIRLPAGCKQGECSACVAKLISGKVDQSEQKFLRPSEIEAGYTITCVAYPLSDCTLETHQEQVLYKASLYYKADKESVE